A stretch of DNA from Bombus huntii isolate Logan2020A chromosome 15, iyBomHunt1.1, whole genome shotgun sequence:
AAGGCCACCCGTCGAGTCTCTTCCGGCcagaagaagaaggaacaaGGTCAAGGGAAAACGTACGGTTTCGTGCGGCGGTCGAGTATGACGACGATCGTGACGAGCTCCGAGTCGACGGAGGTGGTGTCCTCGATGGACGTGACGACCATCTTGAACGCCATCTCGACTGAGGACAACCAATTCGCGAACAGCAGCTACTCGAACTATCAAAAGTGGTCCGTACCTATAACGATCGCAAAAGGCTGCGTCTTAGGCTCCATCATCGTAACCGCGGTATTTGGCAACCTGCTGGTGATGGTGTCCGTGATGCGGCACCGGAAGCTACGAATTATTACCAACTACTTCGTAGTTTCGTTAGCCTTGGCCGACATGTTAGTTGCGATGTTCGCCATGACGTTCAACGCGAGCGTTCAAATAACCGGCAAATGGATGTTCAGCTATTTCATGTGTGATGTCTGGAATTCGTTGGACGTGTACTTTAGCACCAGTTCCATCCTCCATTTGATGTGCATCTCGGTCGATCGTTACTGGGCGATCGTCAAGCCGCTCAAATACCCTATCATCATGACCAAGAGGCTAGCTGCTTACATGCTGCTCGCTTGTTGGATTATGCCCGCGTTCATCTCGTTCATGCCTATCTTTATGGGCTGGTATACCACAGAAGAGAACAATATGCATCGACAGAAGCATCCTGAATTATGCGAGTTCAAAGTGAACAAGGTGTACGTAATATTCTCGTCGAGTATCTCGTTCTGGATACCATGCACTATTATGACCCTTACATACTTCGCCGTCTTCAAGGAGG
This window harbors:
- the LOC126873815 gene encoding octopamine receptor beta-2R-like isoform X3 is translated as MTTIVTSSESTEVVSSMDVTTILNAISTEDNQFANSSYSNYQKWSVPITIAKGCVLGSIIVTAVFGNLLVMVSVMRHRKLRIITNYFVVSLALADMLVAMFAMTFNASVQITGKWMFSYFMCDVWNSLDVYFSTSSILHLMCISVDRYWAIVKPLKYPIIMTKRLAAYMLLACWIMPAFISFMPIFMGWYTTEENNMHRQKHPELCEFKVNKVYVIFSSSISFWIPCTIMTLTYFAVFKEASRQEKQMHSRMGNVMLLSHRPSKDLNNLNGELNSAGSSKTLTLNEISTDHLHTPTKDKNIMKMKREHKAARTLGIIMGTFIICWLPFFLWYDDRTKSIYSETYIKHIDRRRSSEYGSSL
- the LOC126873815 gene encoding octopamine receptor beta-2R-like isoform X1, yielding MTTIVTSSESTEVVSSMDVTTILNAISTEDNQFANSSYSNYQKWSVPITIAKGCVLGSIIVTAVFGNLLVMVSVMRHRKLRIITNYFVVSLALADMLVAMFAMTFNASVQITGKWMFSYFMCDVWNSLDVYFSTSSILHLMCISVDRYWAIVKPLKYPIIMTKRLAAYMLLACWIMPAFISFMPIFMGWYTTEENNMHRQKHPELCEFKVNKVYVIFSSSISFWIPCTIMTLTYFAVFKEASRQEKQMHSRMGNVMLLSHRPSKDLNNLNGELNSAGSSKTLTLNEISTDHLHTPTKDKNIMKMKREHKAARTLGIIMGTFIICWLPFFLWYVITTLCGKSCPCPDIVIAILFWIGYTNSALNPLIYAYFNRDFREAFKNTLQCAFCSLCRREPSDLEALDFRRPSLRYDDRTKSIYSETYIKHIDRRRSSEYGSSL
- the LOC126873815 gene encoding octopamine receptor beta-2R-like isoform X2: MTTIVTSSESTEVVSSMDVTTILNAISTEDNQFANSSYSNYQKWSVPITIAKGCVLGSIIVTAVFGNLLVMVSVMRHRKLRIITNYFVVSLALADMLVAMFAMTFNASVQITGKWMFSYFMCDVWNSLDVYFSTSSILHLMCISVDRYWAIVKPLKYPIIMTKRLAAYMLLACWIMPAFISFMPIFMGWYTTEENNMHRQKHPELCEFKVNKVYVIFSSSISFWIPCTIMTLTYFAVFKEASRQEKQMHSRMGNVMLLSHRPSKDLNNLNGELNSAGSSKTLTLNEISTDHLHTPTKDKNIMKMKREHKAARTLGIIMGTFIICWLPFFLWYVITTLCGKSCPCPDIVIAILFWIGYTNSALNPLIYAYFNRDFREAFKNTLQCAFCSLCRREPSDLEALDFRRPSLRYDLV